From the Coriobacteriia bacterium genome, the window CAAAGATGGGCGAGATGACGATCATCGACGTCTCGGAGGGCCACGAGGATCGGTACGCGAGCGAGAAGTTCGTTGCACCCGAAGTCGTCATGGTCTGGGGCAACGAGCCGCTGAAGTCAAACGCCGACGGCTTCCTCGGACACTGGATTGTCCAGTGCATGCAGATGGGAACGAAGATCATCTCGATCGACCCTCGTCTGACGTGGCTTGGCTCGCGGGCCGAGTACTTCCTACAGGTTCGCCCCGGCACGGACGCGGCTCTGGGTATGGCGCTGCTCAACGTGATCATCACCGAGGACCTTGTCGATCATGAGTTCATCGACAACTGGTGCTTCGGCTACGAGCAGCTTGTCGAGTCCATCCAGGACAAGACTCCGGAGTGGGCGGCTGAAGTGTGCGGTCTCGACGTTGACGATATCGTTGGCGCGGCGCGCATGTACGCCAACGCGAGCAGCGCCTCGATTCAGTGGGGGCTTGCGTTCGAGCAGCAGATATCTGCTCTCGGCGTGACTTCTGCGGCATGCGATCTCATGGCCATCACCGGAAACGTTGACAACCCGGGTGGCAACTTGCTCATCAAGTGCGCGTTCGACATCGAGAAGCGCTACGGCCTCGGTGACGACCTGATTCCGAGAGACGTATATGCCAAGAAGCTGACCTCTTCGGCTGGTATCGAGAATTCGGACATCGTCTCCTGCGCGGCATCTGACACCATTCTGCATGCTGTCGAAACAGGGGAGCCGTATCCCATCAAGATGATGTGGATCCAGAGCGGAAACCCGCTGGCCTGTTCTGCGATGGATGCCCCTCGCATCCTCGAGGCAATCAGGAGCATCGATTTCGTAGTCGTGGCCGATCCGTTCATGACCCCGACCGCAGTCGCTTGCGCCGACATCGTACTTCCCGTCGCCATGAGCTGCGAACGCAACTCCGTTCGCACGTGGTGGACTCCGGCCCGCTCCATCTCCAAGTGCTCGAGCTACTACGAGGCAAAATCGGATGAGGATATCGTTCTGACGATCGGCAAGGCGCTTGTTCCCGACAACTGGCCTTGGAAAGACGACAAGGAATTCTCCACTTGGTATCTCACTGACCAACGTGCCAAGAACGGAACCACGTACGAAGGCGACTTCGAGGAGCTTCAGGCTCGGGGCGGGTTCAAGTACTGGGACTGGGACGCCACGTATAAGAAGTACGAGAAGGGCATGTGCCGTGAGGACGGAGCCTTGGGCTTCGATACTCCGACCGGGCGCTTCGAGCTCTGGTCGTATGGATACGTCCACTGGGGTGTCGATCCGATGCCGTATCACATTGAGCCCAAAGATGGCCCTGCCAATCCCGAGATGTTCAAGGATTACCCCATCATCGCGACGTGCGGTGGCCGCTCCTACGAGTTCTTCCACAGCGAGAACCGTCAGCTTCCCACGATGCGCGAGTTCCATCCGGATCCGCTCGTCATGATCAACCCCAGTACCGCAGCCGAGTACGACATCAGCGAAGGCGACTGGATTTGGATCGAGAGCCCCCACGGTCGATTCAGGCAGAAGGCGACCCTGTTCGTAGGCATCAAGCCAGGTGTCGTGCACGCCGAGCACGGTTGGTGGTTCCCGGAGAAAGAGGCCGCTGAGCCGGTTCTCTTCGGTACGTTCGACTCGAATCCGAACAACCTGACCAAGGCGTTTGAGACCGGTCAAGGCGGTATCGGTTCCGGCATCAAGAGCTTCCTGGTTCGTGTCTACAAGTGCCAAGAAGGCGACACGATGCCAGGCGAGCAGGTAACGAGACTCGGCGGATTCGGCGACTACGTCCGTGGCGAAACCCGTGGGCAGAGATAGGAGGCGTAAACATGAAGGGAATTCTCGTCAATTACGAGTACTGCACCGGCTGCCACAGCTGTGAGGTGGCTTGCAAGAAGCATCTCGATCTGCCGAAGGGCGAATTCGGCATCAAGCTTACAGAGACCGGACCCTGGAAGTACGAGGCGACGGAGCAGGCCGGTACGTGGGAGTGGAGTTACCTTCCCGTGCTGACCAAGGCGTGCGACATGTGCGAGGACCGTGTGGCCGAGGGCAAGATGCCGATGTGCGTACAGCACTGCCAGGCCTGGTGCATGTATCACGGCGAAGTTGAGGACCTTGCCAAGAAGCTCGACGGCAAAACTCGCTGGGCGCTTCTCACCCGCTAGGCGTCACGACTCTTGGAGATGCTGAGCTCCTGTCCATCAGGAGGTGGATAGGAGCTCAGCTCCGGAAGATCGAGTACGGGAGGAGGAAGAAGTGAACGTCACGGAACAGGTATGCAAGCATCTTGTGGAAACCGGGTTCGATTCTATCGACGCCAAGGCGATCGCACGTGCGAAGGTCAGGATTCTGGACTCACTTGGCGTCATCGCTGCTGGCGCGCGTGCCCCGGGGTGCGGAGAACTGGTTGAGTTGGCGACTCGTTGGGGCGGGCAAGGCGAATCCACAGTCTTGGTTCATGGCCTCAAGGTGCCGGCCCACAATGCGGCAATGGTCAACAGCATGATGATGCGCTCCTTCGATTTCGAGGCTATTGAAGCTGAAGGAGAGAATCATACGAGCAGCGCGGCGCACATCAGCGGCACTACGGTACCGGTTGCTCTCGCAGTCGCGGAGAAGCAGAGGGCAAGCGGCAAAGAGCTGCTCGCGGCGCTTGCACTCGGTGACGATCTCACGGCTAGACTCGGATCGGCATCGGGGTTCGACGTCTACGGAGGTTGGGACAACACCGGGACGATGAACGCGCTTGGCGCGACCGCTGTAGCCGGTAGGCTTCTCGGTCTTAATACCGTCCAACTCGACCAGGCGCTCGGAATAGTCGAGAACCAGCTCTCGGGAGTCATTGACAACATCGATGACAAGACCATGAGTTTCAAGCTTCCGATGTGTCTGTCCGCGCGCAACGCGATCTTCTCTGCCGAGTTTGCCCAGATGGGGTTCACGGCAATGCGCGACGCGATCGGCGGGTCCCACGGGTTCTTCAAGATGTACTGCGGGAACCCCGATCCCGAGAAGCTCATGAGGGGTCTTGGAGAGATCTA encodes:
- a CDS encoding molybdopterin-dependent oxidoreductase, with amino-acid sequence MADYKEFLETLNRKAYHEGEWRWKEGDLTVTRTNHWSPPGCHNGCGILLFTDENEKLVGIEGDPLAPFNGGKLCMRCLDMVEAVNNPSRLKYPMRRAGERGENKWERISWDDAVAEIVEKTNAVKKEYGSNSIALVHGTGRNIGWQLPYFASAGLETPNVSNFGFTGFACYLPRMIGASAKMGEMTIIDVSEGHEDRYASEKFVAPEVVMVWGNEPLKSNADGFLGHWIVQCMQMGTKIISIDPRLTWLGSRAEYFLQVRPGTDAALGMALLNVIITEDLVDHEFIDNWCFGYEQLVESIQDKTPEWAAEVCGLDVDDIVGAARMYANASSASIQWGLAFEQQISALGVTSAACDLMAITGNVDNPGGNLLIKCAFDIEKRYGLGDDLIPRDVYAKKLTSSAGIENSDIVSCAASDTILHAVETGEPYPIKMMWIQSGNPLACSAMDAPRILEAIRSIDFVVVADPFMTPTAVACADIVLPVAMSCERNSVRTWWTPARSISKCSSYYEAKSDEDIVLTIGKALVPDNWPWKDDKEFSTWYLTDQRAKNGTTYEGDFEELQARGGFKYWDWDATYKKYEKGMCREDGALGFDTPTGRFELWSYGYVHWGVDPMPYHIEPKDGPANPEMFKDYPIIATCGGRSYEFFHSENRQLPTMREFHPDPLVMINPSTAAEYDISEGDWIWIESPHGRFRQKATLFVGIKPGVVHAEHGWWFPEKEAAEPVLFGTFDSNPNNLTKAFETGQGGIGSGIKSFLVRVYKCQEGDTMPGEQVTRLGGFGDYVRGETRGQR
- a CDS encoding oxidoreductase; translation: MKGILVNYEYCTGCHSCEVACKKHLDLPKGEFGIKLTETGPWKYEATEQAGTWEWSYLPVLTKACDMCEDRVAEGKMPMCVQHCQAWCMYHGEVEDLAKKLDGKTRWALLTR
- a CDS encoding MmgE/PrpD family protein, whose product is MNVTEQVCKHLVETGFDSIDAKAIARAKVRILDSLGVIAAGARAPGCGELVELATRWGGQGESTVLVHGLKVPAHNAAMVNSMMMRSFDFEAIEAEGENHTSSAAHISGTTVPVALAVAEKQRASGKELLAALALGDDLTARLGSASGFDVYGGWDNTGTMNALGATAVAGRLLGLNTVQLDQALGIVENQLSGVIDNIDDKTMSFKLPMCLSARNAIFSAEFAQMGFTAMRDAIGGSHGFFKMYCGNPDPEKLMRGLGEIYYADCVIKPWSACRATHPAINACVEIVTQNSVDVEDIEAVVIHVTPRTLKGFVGQPFEMGDTPQISGAFSIRFASANAILRKTVRPEHFAPEMMNQPELTALLDKITLVDSLEPAEYLTANVEVKMKDGAVYFARTEVPKGDIFKNPMSYEEIVDKYRLNLKFTQTISDQVAEEAKDLVENMEELNDIGKLISLFGAK